In Bacillus sp. SB49, a single window of DNA contains:
- a CDS encoding TetR/AcrR family transcriptional regulator, translated as MTHDRRVIRTKKLIREALAELIGEKGFHAVSVRDITTRAAINRGTFYLHYQDKFDLLEQCEKEVFEEIEAVAEKVDLQEMKHFLATNKPLPFIVSLLDYIKENAAFMHAVLGPNGDVSFQLAFKDFLKTNVGREVLQTAKEEDRLVPYDYLLSYLVSAHLGVIQEWLETGTKESPEEISVYIARLSLLGPFQAAGLAKGRK; from the coding sequence ATGACCCATGACCGACGCGTCATCCGGACGAAGAAGCTGATCCGGGAAGCACTTGCTGAGCTTATCGGGGAAAAAGGGTTCCATGCCGTCTCCGTAAGGGACATTACGACGAGAGCGGCGATCAACCGGGGTACCTTCTACCTGCATTATCAGGATAAGTTCGATCTCCTGGAGCAGTGTGAGAAAGAGGTGTTCGAGGAGATCGAAGCGGTGGCGGAGAAAGTGGACCTCCAGGAGATGAAGCATTTCCTCGCAACGAATAAACCACTCCCCTTCATCGTATCCCTCTTGGATTATATAAAGGAAAATGCAGCGTTCATGCATGCGGTCCTCGGTCCGAACGGCGACGTTTCCTTCCAGCTCGCGTTCAAAGATTTCTTGAAGACGAACGTCGGCAGGGAGGTGCTGCAGACCGCAAAGGAGGAAGATCGTCTGGTACCGTACGATTACCTGCTCTCCTATCTCGTATCCGCTCATCTCGGGGTGATCCAGGAGTGGCTGGAAACGGGAACGAAGGAATCACCGGAGGAGATCTCGGTCTATATCGCCCGGCTGTCGCTGCTCGGCCCATTCCAAGCAGCCGGACTTGCCAAGGGAAGGAAGTAA
- a CDS encoding aldo/keto reductase has protein sequence MKTFEHALKHKVGLGTAPLGNMFREVSEEEARETIQTAWDEGVRYFDTAPFYGAGLAEMRLGEVLSKYDRDDYLISTKVGRYVLEEEEEDKEGLFQYARNNKVVTDYSADATRRSIEQSLDRLKTDRLDFVFVHDVSPDFHGDDWIAKFEEARTGAFRVLSELREQGVIRSWGLGVNTTEPIEIAMELKENKPDLCLSATQYTLLQHDRALERMMKTAEENGVGIVVGGPYNSGVLLGGDHFNYEKAGADIIGRVNQLKEIGDKHGVPLKAAALQFSTAHPAVKSVIPGSTRPDRIKEDIAMIQKEIPQAFWEELVEKGFVSEKAPLPK, from the coding sequence ATGAAAACATTCGAACATGCGTTAAAGCATAAAGTCGGACTCGGAACGGCTCCGCTCGGGAACATGTTCCGCGAAGTGTCCGAGGAAGAAGCGAGAGAAACGATCCAAACCGCCTGGGATGAGGGTGTCCGTTATTTCGATACGGCACCGTTTTACGGCGCAGGCCTTGCGGAGATGCGTCTCGGCGAGGTGCTGTCCAAGTATGACCGCGACGATTATTTGATCAGTACGAAGGTCGGCCGGTACGTGCTGGAGGAAGAAGAAGAGGACAAGGAAGGCTTGTTCCAGTACGCCCGTAACAATAAAGTCGTGACCGATTACTCGGCTGATGCGACACGGCGCTCGATCGAACAGAGCCTCGATCGTCTGAAGACCGACCGCCTCGACTTCGTGTTCGTCCATGACGTCTCTCCGGATTTCCACGGCGACGACTGGATTGCGAAGTTCGAAGAGGCGCGGACCGGTGCGTTCCGTGTCTTGTCTGAACTCCGGGAACAGGGCGTCATCCGCTCGTGGGGTCTCGGCGTGAACACGACCGAACCGATCGAGATTGCGATGGAGCTGAAGGAAAACAAGCCGGACTTATGTCTGTCTGCGACCCAGTACACGCTGCTGCAGCACGACCGCGCCCTCGAGCGCATGATGAAGACCGCGGAGGAAAACGGCGTCGGCATCGTCGTCGGTGGACCGTACAACTCCGGTGTGCTGCTCGGCGGCGATCACTTCAACTACGAGAAGGCGGGAGCCGACATCATCGGCCGCGTTAATCAGCTGAAGGAGATCGGCGACAAGCACGGCGTCCCGCTGAAAGCAGCTGCGCTCCAGTTCTCGACGGCGCACCCTGCTGTGAAGTCCGTCATTCCGGGCTCGACGCGTCCGGACCGGATCAAAGAGGATATCGCCATGATCCAGAAGGAGATCCCTCAAGCGTTCTGGGAAGAGCTCGTGGAGAAAGGCTTCGTTTCAGAAAAAGCACCGTTACCGAAATAA